The following proteins are encoded in a genomic region of Eulemur rufifrons isolate Redbay chromosome 18, OSU_ERuf_1, whole genome shotgun sequence:
- the BBS7 gene encoding BBSome complex member BBS7, with the protein MELVLNRTDYLQVGVTSQKTMKLLPATKHKATQKVVIGDHDGVVMCFGMKKGEAMAVFKTLPGQKIARLELGGVLNTPQERIFIAAGSEIRGFTKRGKQFLSFETNLTESIKAMHISGSDLFLSASYIYNHYCDCKDQHYYLCGDKINDVICLPVERLPHIVPILACQDRMLRVLQGSDVMHEVQISGPPTVLALHNGNGGDSGEDVLFGTSDGKLGLTQVTTPKPILKWQIQNEKKRGGILCIDSFDILGDGVKDLLVGRDDGMMEVYSFDNANEPLLRFDQILSESVTSIQGGCVGKDGYDEIVVSTYSGWVTGLTTEPIHKESGPGEELKINQEMQNKISSLRSELEHLQYKVLQERENYQQCSQSNKAKSVVPSFSINDKFTLNKDDASYTLILEVQTAIDNVLIQSDVPIDLLDVDKNSAVVSFSSCDSESNDNFLLATYRCQANTTRLELKIRSIEGQYGTLQAYVTPRIQPKTCQVRQYHIKPLSLHQRTHSIDHDRPMNTLTLTGQFSFAEVHSWVVFCLPEVPEKPPVKCVTFYFQNTFLDTQLESIYRKGEGVFKSDNISTISILKDVLSKEATKRKINLNITYEINEVSVKHTLKLIHPKLEYQLLLAKKVQLIDALKELQVHEGNTDFLIPEYRSILEEADHLQEEYKKQPAHLERLYGMITDLFIDKFKFKGTNVKSKVPLLLEILDSYDQNALIAFFDAA; encoded by the exons ATGGAGCTGGTTTTAAACCGAACGGATTATTTACAG GTGGGAGTGACTTCTCAGAAGACTATGAAGCTACTTCCTGCCACAAAACATAAAGCTACACAAAAG GTAGTTATTGGAGATCATGATGGGGTAGTTATGTGCTTTGGCATGAAGAAAGGAGAAGCAATG GCAGTGTTCAAGACTTTACCGGGGCAGAAGATTGCAAGGCTGGAACTAGGAGGGGTTCTTAACACACCTCAGGAGAGAATTTTTATTGCTGCAGGATCTGAGATTAGAGGCTTCacaaagagaggaaaacagtTCCTCTCTTTTGAAACAAACCTCACTGAAAGCATTAAAgctat GCACATATCTGGCTCAGACCTCTTTCTCAGTGCAAGTTACATCTATAACCATTACTGTGACTGCAAAGACCAACATTATTACCTTTGTGGGGATAAAATCAATGATGTCATCTGCCTTCCAGTGGAAAGATTACCTCATATCGTACCAATATTGGCCTGTCAAGACAGAATGCTCAGAGTTTTACAG GGATCTGATGTAATGCATGAAGTTCAAATTTCTGGCCCACCTACTGTCTTAGCACTACACAATGGAAATGGCG GTGACTCTGGAGAAGACGTTTTGTTTGGAACATCAGATGGAAAACTTGGGCTTACTCAGGTCACTACACCCAAACCAATACTCAAGTGgcaaattcaaaatgaaaaaaagaggggAG gtattttatgTATTGACAGCTTTGACATTTTGGGTGATGGGGTTAAAGATTTGCTTGTTGGGAGAGATGATGGAATGATGGAAGTGTATAGTTTTGATAATGCAAATGAGCCTCTTCTACGATTTGATCAG ATATTGTCTGAAAGTGTCACATCTATCCAGGGTGGTTGTGTAGGGAAAGATGGCTATGATGAAATCGTGGTGTCCACATATTCAg GCTGGGTTACAGGTCTGACAACAGAGCCAATTCATAAGGAAAGTGGACCAGGAGAAGAACTAAAAATCAATCAGGAGATGCagaataaaatttcttctttacg GAGTGAGTTGGAACATCTGCAGTATAAAGTGTTGCAGGAAAGAGAGAACTATCAACAGTGTTCTCAAtcaaacaaagcaaaatcagtAGTACCTTCATTTAGCATAAATGAcaaatttacattaaataaaGATGATGCCAGCTACACCCTTATCTTAGAGGTGCAGACTGCAATAGATAATGTCTTAATACAG AGTGATGTACCAATAGACTTACTTGATGTGGATAAAAACTCTGCTGTTGTTAGCTTTAGCAGCTGTGATTCTGAG TCAAATGACAACTTTCTTCTCGCCACTTATCGGTGCCAGGCAAATACCACTAGGCTGGAACTCAAG ATTCGCTCAATTGAAGGCCAGTATGGCACACTTCAAGCATATGTGACTCCAAGAATTCAGCCCAAAACCTGTCAGGTCCGCCAGTACCACATCAAACCTCTTTCACTCCATCAAAGAACTCACTCTATTGATCATGACAG ACCCATGAATACACTGACTCTAACAGGCCAGTTCAGTTTTGCTGAAGTTCACTCTTGGGTGGTTTTTTGCCTGCCTGAAGTTCCTGAAAAACCTCCAGTAAAATGTGTGACATTTTACTTTCAGAACACCTTCCTGGATACACAACTTGAAAGTATCTACAG aaaaggagaAGGAGTTTTCAAATCTGACAACATTTCTACTATATCCATCCTAAAAGATGTGCTTTCTAAAGAagctacaaaaaggaaaattaaccTCAACATAACAtatg AGATAAATGAAGTATCAGTCAAACACACTTTAAAGCTAATCCACCCAAAGCTGGAATACCAGTTGCTTTTGGCCAAGAAAGTGCAGTTAATTGATGCTTTAAAA gaATTGCAGGTTCATGAGGGAAATACAGACTTTCTGATACCAGAATATCGCAGTATTCTAGAAGAGGCAGATCATCTGCAGGAAGAATACAAAAAGCAACCTGCACATCTTGAAAGACTCTATG gcATGATTACAGATCTTTTCATAGATAAGTTTAAGTTCAAAGGCACCAATGTAAAATCAAAAGTACCTCTTCTGCTGGAGATTCTGGACAGTTATGACCAAAATGCATTGATTGCTTTCTTTGATGCAGCATGA